One genomic region from Verrucomicrobiia bacterium encodes:
- a CDS encoding TMEM175 family protein has product MKTTRLEAFSDGVLAIIITIMVLELKVPHATDLAALKPLLPVLLSYVLSFIYVGIYWNNHHHLFQSTEEVSGGILWANLHLLFWLSLFPFTTAWVGENHLGSIPTAVYGFVLLMAAFAYYILQSTIIKQQGPDSLLAAAIGNDWKGKLSPVLYLLAIPLAFISPWISHALFITVALLWLAPDPRIERVLADKEKE; this is encoded by the coding sequence ATGAAAACCACCCGGCTCGAAGCCTTCAGCGACGGCGTCCTCGCGATCATCATCACCATCATGGTGCTGGAATTGAAAGTCCCGCACGCGACCGACCTCGCCGCGCTGAAACCGCTCCTGCCCGTCCTCCTCAGCTACGTCCTCAGTTTCATCTACGTCGGCATTTATTGGAACAACCATCATCACCTCTTCCAGTCCACCGAAGAAGTCTCGGGCGGCATCCTCTGGGCGAACCTCCACCTGCTTTTCTGGCTCTCGCTGTTCCCGTTCACCACCGCGTGGGTCGGCGAGAACCATCTCGGATCGATACCCACCGCCGTCTACGGCTTCGTCCTCCTAATGGCCGCCTTCGCCTACTACATTCTGCAATCCACCATCATCAAACAACAAGGCCCCGACTCCCTCCTCGCCGCCGCCATCGGCAACGACTGGAAAGGCAAACTCTCGCCGGTACTCTACCTCCTCGCTATCCCCCTCGCCTTCATCAGCCCCTGGATCTCCCATGCCCTCTTCATCACCGTCGCCCTCCTCTGGCTCGCCCCCGACCCCCGTATCGAACGTGTCCTCGCCGACAAAGAGAAAGAATAG
- a CDS encoding VOC family protein: protein MNSTRTIDPGVRVGHVHLKVADLERSLAFYRDVLGFEVMQRYGRQAAFLSAGGYHHHIGLNTWESEGGSPPPMGTTGLYHVAILYPSRALLADALRRLVKAGVPLEGASDHGVSEALYLRDPDGNGVELYWDRPKEQWPRSPDGGVAMFTRALDVDELLKVKMDA, encoded by the coding sequence TTGAATTCGACACGAACCATTGATCCCGGTGTCAGAGTCGGCCACGTGCATCTCAAAGTGGCTGACTTGGAACGGTCGCTGGCGTTCTATCGGGACGTGCTTGGGTTTGAGGTGATGCAGCGTTATGGGCGGCAGGCGGCGTTTCTTTCCGCCGGCGGTTATCATCATCACATTGGTCTCAACACGTGGGAGAGTGAGGGTGGTTCACCGCCGCCGATGGGCACGACGGGACTGTATCACGTCGCGATTCTCTACCCGAGCCGCGCGCTGCTGGCCGATGCGTTGCGGCGGCTCGTGAAAGCGGGAGTTCCGCTCGAAGGCGCTTCCGACCATGGTGTGAGCGAGGCGCTTTACCTGCGCGACCCGGACGGCAACGGCGTCGAACTATATTGGGACCGGCCCAAAGAGCAATGGCCGCGTTCGCCTGATGGCGGTGTGGCGATGTTTACGCGGGCGTTGGACGTGGATGAATTGCTCAAGGTGAAAATGGATGCCTGA
- a CDS encoding NAD(P)-dependent oxidoreductase, producing MKLALFGASGMIGSRILSEALRRGHEVTAVVRDPSKFAHKHNHLMVVKGDVLDAAGVARIAKGHDAVLSAVGPAPEVVKGAAHSLIDGLTQAGVRRLVVVGGASSLEVSPGVQLIDTPLFPKEVLPVARAHGAALATLRKNKTLDWTSVSPAAMIAPGERTGKFRLGKDQLVTDAKGESRISAEDYAIAFLDEVEHPQHLRQRFTAAY from the coding sequence ATGAAACTGGCTCTTTTTGGCGCGAGCGGGATGATTGGCAGTCGCATTTTGAGTGAGGCGTTGCGGCGTGGGCATGAGGTCACGGCCGTAGTGCGTGACCCCTCGAAGTTCGCACACAAGCACAATCATCTTATGGTTGTGAAAGGCGATGTGCTTGATGCGGCCGGCGTGGCCAGGATTGCCAAAGGCCATGACGCGGTGCTCAGCGCGGTGGGGCCGGCACCGGAAGTCGTCAAAGGGGCCGCGCACTCATTGATCGACGGCCTGACACAGGCGGGCGTACGGCGATTGGTTGTTGTTGGCGGCGCAAGCAGTCTCGAGGTTTCGCCGGGTGTGCAACTCATCGATACTCCACTGTTCCCCAAAGAAGTCCTGCCTGTTGCTCGAGCACACGGCGCGGCGCTGGCGACATTGCGAAAGAATAAAACGTTGGATTGGACGTCTGTCAGCCCGGCGGCGATGATTGCACCCGGCGAGCGGACGGGGAAGTTTCGGCTGGGCAAAGATCAGTTGGTGACGGATGCGAAGGGCGAGAGCCGCATCTCGGCGGAGGATTACGCAATCGCATTTCTCGACGAGGTCGAACATCCGCAACATCTTCGCCAACGCTTTACGGCGGCCTATTGA